In one Nicotiana tomentosiformis chromosome 6, ASM39032v3, whole genome shotgun sequence genomic region, the following are encoded:
- the LOC104105860 gene encoding mitochondrial carrier protein CoAc2-like, protein MAKQREENERNEFWDGIIEGIPLFAKELIAGGVAGGFAKTAVAPFERIKILFQTRQAEFRSLGLFGSFTKIAKTEGAPGFFRGNGASVARIVPYAALHYMAYEEYRRWIINGIPGVGTGPILDLIAGSFAGGTAVLFTYPLDLVRTKLAYQVVGSQNLNVQGLVTGEQVYKGIKDCFSKTYKEAGIKGLYRGVAPSLYGIFPYAGLKFYFYEKMKSHVPKERKKDIATKLACGSVAGLLGQTFTYPLDVVRRQMQVQRLSASNSHEMKGTFDTLVMIVQRHGWKQLFSGLSLNYLKVVPSVAIGFTVYDMMKAYLRVPSRDDAVVEVVTSSRNNQSSTMQS, encoded by the exons ATGGCTAAACAGAGAGAAGAAAATGAGAGGAATGAATTTTGGGATGGAATTATAGAGGGAATTCCTTTATTTGCTAAAGAACTTATAGCTGGAGGTGTAGCTGGTGGTTTTGCTAAAACTGCTGTTGCCCCTTTTGAGCGTATCAAGATCTTATTTCAG ACCAGACAAGCTGAATTTCGGAGTTTGGGGCTGTTCGGATCCTTTACAAAGATTGCCAAGACAGAAGGAGCTCCTGGTTTTTTCAG GGGAAATGGAGCTAGTGTTGCTCGCATCGTCCCATATGCAGCACTGCACTATATGGCCTATGAAGAGTACCGCCGCTGGATTATAAATGGAATTCCTGGAGTTGGGACCGGTCCGATTCTAGATCTCATAGCAGGATCATTTGCTGGTGGAACTGCTGTACTTTTTACTTATCCACTTGATTTAGTTCGAACGAAATTGGCTTACCAG GTAGTTGGATCCCAAAACTTAAACGTACAAGGGCTCGTTACTGGTGAACAAGTTTACAAAGGAATAAAGGACTGTTTTTCCAAGACATACAAGGAGGCTGGAATTAAAGGCCTATACCGTGGTGTTG CTCCGTCACTTTATGGAATCTTTCCATATGCCGGGTTGAAATTTTACTTCTACGAGAAAATGAAGAGCCATGTCCCTAAGGAGCGCAAGAAGGATATCGCTACAAAACTAGCATGTGGATCTGTTGCAGGACTTCTAGGCCAAACTTTCACTTATCCTTTAGACGTTGTCAGGCGGCAAATGCAG GTTCAACGACTCTCAGCATCAAACAGCCATGAAATGAAAGGAACATTTGATACTCTTGTTATGATTGTGCAAAGACATGGATGGAAACAACTATTTTCTGGGCTTAGCCTCAACTATTTGAAG GTTGTACCATCTGTCGCGATTGGGTTTACAGTTTATGATATGATGAAAGCGTATCTGAGAGTACCATCGCGAGATGATGCTGTTGTAGAAGTTGTCACTAGTAGCAGAAATAATCAATCATCCACAATGCAGTCTTGA
- the LOC104105859 gene encoding serine acetyltransferase 5, with amino-acid sequence MPAGEYRNASPATPHPPTDTAEESTWLWTQIKAEARRDAEAEPALASYLYSTILSHSSLERSLSFHLGNKLCSSTLLSTLLYDLFLNTFSNDPELRAAASADLLAARYRDPACVSFSHCLLNYKGFLACQAHRVAHKLWTQSRRPLALALQSRISDVFAVDIHPAAKIGKGILFDHATGVVVGETAVIGNNVSILHHVTLGGTGKIGGDRHPKIGDGVLIGAGATILGNVRIGEGAKIGAGSVVLIDVPPRTTAVGNPARLVGGKEQPTKHEECPGEKISAWSRLTASSL; translated from the exons ATGCCAGCCGGAGAATACCGCAACGCCTCACCGGCGACACCACATCCACCAACAGACACGGCGGAAGAATCCACATGGCTATGGACACAGATCAAAGCTGAAGCTCGGCGCGACGCCGAAGCCGAGCCGGCATTAGCCAGCTACTTATACTCGACTATACTCTCACACTCTTCGCTCGAGCGTTCGCTCTCTTTTCATTTGGGAAACAAGCTTTGTTCTTCCACGCTCTTATCCACACTCCTTTATGATCTGTTTCTCAATACTTTCTCCAATGATCCTGAGCTACGCGCCGCCGCTTCCGCTGACCTACTCGCCGCTCGCTATCGTGACCCTGCTTGTGTTTCCTTCTCTCACTGTTTGCTTAACTACAAAGGTTTCCTTGCTTGTCAG GCGCATCGAGTAGCCCACAAGCTTTGGACTCAATCCCGAAGGCCACTTGCACTTGCACTTCAATCTCGAATCTCTGATGTTTTTGCTGTTGACATCCATCCAGCTGCTAAAATCGGAAAAGGTATCCTCTTTGATCATGCAACAGGAGTGGTGGTTGGCGAGACTGCAGTTATTGGAAACAACGTGTCAATTCTTCACCATGTAACCTTAGGAGGGACTGGTAAGATTGGTGGTGACCGGCACCCTAAGATTGGGGATGGTGTGCTCATAGGTGCAGGTGCCACGATATTGGGCAACGTGCGGATTGGTGAGGGGGCCAAGATTGGTGCTGGATCAGTGGTATTGATTGATGTGCCACCGCGGACAACTGCAGTAGGGAATCCAGCAAGGTTGGTTGGAGGGAAGGAACAACCAACTAAGCATGAGGAATGTCCCGGAGAGA AGATTTCTGCTTGGAGTCGCCTTACAGCaagttccctttga